CTGTCCGCCCAGCGGGGGTGCGTATCAACACCACACAGCCTTATGATTTGAAAATGTCGCTTACCGTAAAACATTCCGGTAAGCCGTATACCTTGCATCATATTAATACCGGGGTCCCGCACGCCGTCTGTTTTGCCGATGATGTAGATGGAATGGATATGATTTCCTTTGGGCGCAGTATAAGATATAATAATATTTTTTTACCTGACGGCGTCAATGTCAACGCGGCCAGGGTCAAGAGAGGGCCTTCTTTACAGGTCAGGACTTATGAGAGAGGGGTTGAATCGGAAACCCGCGCCTGCGGGACAGGCTCCATTGCCTGCGCCCTTATTGCCAGCCTCGTGAAAAAGCTTAAATCCCCTGTCAGGATATATACCAGAGGGGGGGAGTTAACGGTATATTTTAAATACCGGGATAATAAATTTTATGATGTTTTTTTAGAAGGCCCGGCCGAAGAAGTTTTTACAGGCAGGATAAAACTCTAATTATTATCCTGGCAGATATCAATATGCGCGAGCGGATTTTTGGCCAGCAGAAGGTTTTGGCCGCGGGATTGAGATGAACCGGTTTAAAAATTGAAATGTTTTTATTAAATATTTTACAAAACAGGAGAACTTATGTTTAAAGGGTCAATGGTGGCAATAGTAACGCCTTTTAAGAAAAAGGCGAAGGAGATTGATGAAGACAGTCTCAAGGACCTCGTTGAATTTCAGGTAAAAA
Above is a genomic segment from Candidatus Omnitrophota bacterium containing:
- the dapF gene encoding diaminopimelate epimerase is translated as MINFSKMVATGNDFIVIDNRLSVLGQRLSSVAKRLCDRKTGIGADGFLVVERSRSADFRMRIFNPDGSEPDMCGNGSRCIALYARDRQIAASSMVIQTGAGLLRASVRPAGVRINTTQPYDLKMSLTVKHSGKPYTLHHINTGVPHAVCFADDVDGMDMISFGRSIRYNNIFLPDGVNVNAARVKRGPSLQVRTYERGVESETRACGTGSIACALIASLVKKLKSPVRIYTRGGELTVYFKYRDNKFYDVFLEGPAEEVFTGRIKL